From a region of the Bacteroidota bacterium genome:
- the rnc gene encoding ribonuclease III, translating to MVSFLNKTRAYFSDDKKLYRSLKNILGFYPKNIDLYKQAFRHRSACKDKKQSNNERLEFLGDAILSAVIGHYLFMRFPFKDEGFLTKMRSKLVSRTQLNLLAKKLGISAFIETNGDSGMRNSSVSGDAFEALIGAIYLDKGYKVANLFILKRVLSVHLDIDEIEQTETDFKSKFIEWAQKEKAPFEFRMREEVGNGPDKQFIIELVLNNEVKGMGRHFSKKRAEQMAAEEAMVLLEK from the coding sequence TTGGTTTCCTTTCTTAACAAAACACGTGCTTATTTTTCCGACGATAAAAAATTATATCGTTCGCTGAAAAATATTCTGGGCTTCTATCCGAAGAACATCGACCTATACAAACAGGCTTTTCGTCACCGCTCAGCCTGCAAGGATAAAAAGCAGTCTAACAATGAGCGACTCGAATTTTTAGGCGATGCCATACTCAGCGCGGTTATCGGTCATTATCTTTTCATGCGTTTCCCCTTTAAGGATGAAGGCTTCCTTACCAAAATGCGCTCTAAACTTGTGAGCCGCACCCAACTCAACCTCCTGGCAAAAAAATTAGGAATCAGTGCATTCATAGAAACAAATGGCGATAGTGGCATGAGGAATTCCTCTGTGAGCGGCGATGCCTTCGAAGCACTGATTGGCGCTATATACCTTGATAAAGGATACAAAGTTGCCAACCTTTTTATTTTGAAAAGGGTATTGTCGGTTCATCTTGACATTGATGAGATTGAACAAACAGAAACCGATTTTAAAAGCAAATTCATCGAGTGGGCACAAAAAGAAAAAGCGCCTTTTGAATTCCGGATGCGGGAAGAAGTAGGCAACGGTCCCGATAAACAATTCATTATTGAACTTGTTCTTAACAATGAAGTAAAAGGGATGGGCCGGCATTTTTCAAAAAAGCGGGCGGAGCAAATGGCTGCAGAAGAAGCAATGGTATTGCTCGAAAAATAA
- the pyk gene encoding pyruvate kinase codes for MINKTKIVATMGPASTPPDVLESMIKAGVNICRVNFSHGSYDDARKVITTIRSLNKKLKTNIGILADLQGPKLRIGEVENNGIELVVGKEICITTNKCIGNDQRVYITYPQFPKDVSVGDNVLIDDGKLLLKVLSTNRKDEVKASIIHGGILSSKKGVNLPNTKISLPCLTEKDLKDLDFALDNDIEWIGLSFVRSVTDIVDLKEIIKNKNKRARVIAKIEKPEAIHEIDNIIDMADGIMVARGDLGVELPMEQVPMIQKMLVDKCINASKPVIIATQMMESMISNFSPTRAEVNDVANAVMDGADAVMLSGETSVGKYPVKVIEYMKKIIAEVEKLGDIYHREHPPVLKTQTFISDSICFNACLVAKQAGASAIISMTNSGYTAFKISSHRPRANIFIFTDNESLLTSLSLVWGVQGFYYNKYESTDQTISDIKDYLKKGGFVKTDELVINIASIPMQERGRTNMLKLSYIN; via the coding sequence ATGATTAATAAAACAAAAATAGTTGCCACAATGGGGCCCGCCTCCACTCCACCCGATGTGTTGGAATCGATGATCAAGGCAGGAGTTAATATTTGCCGGGTTAATTTTTCGCATGGCTCGTATGATGATGCCAGGAAAGTTATCACTACGATCCGTTCGTTGAATAAAAAGCTCAAAACAAACATTGGCATATTGGCGGACCTGCAAGGACCCAAACTTCGCATTGGTGAGGTTGAGAATAATGGCATTGAACTGGTTGTCGGTAAAGAAATATGCATAACCACCAATAAATGCATTGGCAATGATCAGCGCGTTTACATCACCTACCCTCAATTTCCAAAAGATGTTTCCGTAGGTGACAATGTGCTCATTGATGACGGCAAACTATTGCTTAAAGTGCTTTCCACCAATCGCAAAGATGAAGTGAAAGCAAGCATTATTCATGGTGGAATATTGTCATCCAAAAAAGGAGTTAACCTGCCGAATACAAAAATTTCTTTACCCTGTTTGACTGAAAAAGATTTGAAGGACCTGGATTTTGCGCTGGACAATGATATTGAATGGATAGGCCTTTCTTTTGTACGTAGTGTAACCGATATTGTTGATCTGAAAGAGATCATAAAAAACAAGAACAAACGTGCCCGGGTTATTGCCAAAATTGAAAAGCCCGAAGCCATTCATGAGATAGATAATATAATTGATATGGCCGATGGCATTATGGTCGCCCGCGGTGATCTGGGTGTTGAGTTGCCGATGGAGCAGGTTCCGATGATCCAGAAGATGCTGGTGGATAAATGTATCAACGCATCAAAACCTGTGATCATTGCCACACAAATGATGGAAAGCATGATCAGCAACTTTTCCCCTACCCGTGCCGAAGTGAATGATGTTGCGAACGCGGTTATGGATGGAGCTGACGCCGTTATGTTAAGTGGTGAAACATCTGTAGGTAAGTACCCGGTAAAGGTGATCGAGTACATGAAAAAAATAATTGCCGAAGTGGAGAAGCTGGGAGATATATATCACCGCGAACACCCTCCGGTCTTAAAAACGCAAACATTCATTTCCGATTCAATTTGTTTTAACGCTTGCCTTGTAGCTAAACAAGCCGGAGCAAGCGCTATTATTTCTATGACCAATTCGGGCTACACTGCATTCAAAATATCCAGTCACCGCCCCCGGGCAAACATTTTTATTTTTACCGATAATGAATCGCTGCTTACTTCATTAAGCCTCGTATGGGGCGTACAGGGATTTTATTACAACAAATACGAAAGCACCGACCAAACAATCTCTGATATAAAAGACTATTTAAAAAAGGGTGGCTTTGTAAAAACAGATGAGCTGGTTATAAATATTGCCAGTATACCTATGCAGGAACGTGGCCGCACCAATATGCTGAAGTTGAGTTATATCAATTGA
- a CDS encoding IPExxxVDY family protein has protein sequence MAKLVLDIEYEYDFVLIGISCHEKDYRLTWALNNSLNLELAKTNDLQIDAKKHKEPLTYSMSAFENEQQHRQYYLISNRCLIAALVPEQKQADFFLMIKGTLMDEDKATIIKRIKETPTVLTAFEIDPNKLKSKENLLF, from the coding sequence ATGGCCAAACTTGTACTTGATATTGAGTATGAATATGACTTCGTTTTGATTGGTATTTCCTGCCACGAAAAAGATTATCGTTTAACCTGGGCGCTGAATAATAGCCTCAACCTGGAACTGGCGAAAACAAACGACCTGCAGATTGATGCAAAAAAACACAAAGAGCCCCTCACCTACTCCATGTCGGCCTTCGAAAACGAACAGCAACACCGTCAATACTACCTGATCTCGAACAGATGTCTGATCGCCGCTCTCGTCCCCGAACAAAAGCAAGCCGACTTTTTTTTAATGATAAAAGGTACATTGATGGACGAGGATAAAGCCACAATTATTAAACGTATAAAAGAAACTCCTACCGTACTCACTGCATTTGAAATTGATCCGAACAAATTGAAATCAAAAGAGAATTTGCTGTTTTGA
- a CDS encoding M20/M25/M40 family metallo-hydrolase, producing MINTELLKRICETPGVPGYEQKIRELVMKEVRPYVDSISVDNMGNVTAIKKGKKDKKVMIAAHMDEIGFIVNHIDENGFLRFIPLGGFDPKTLTAQRVIVHGKKDVIGVMGSKPIHIMTPEERNKVVPLTEYFIDLGMRKKDVEKIVSIGNPVTRERELIEMGDCVNCKSLDNRVSVFILIEVLKELKKTPYDVYAVFTVQEEVGIRGAQAATLNIQPDFGFGLDTTLAYDVPGAKEHEMCTHLGEGTAIKVLDASAICDYRMVEYMKKIAAKHKIKHQLEILTAGGTDTAGIQRMTPGGAISGAVSIPTRHIHQVIEMCSKTDIRSSIDLLKHCLEDLSAYNWDHN from the coding sequence ATGATAAATACAGAATTATTAAAAAGAATATGTGAAACCCCGGGGGTTCCAGGCTACGAACAAAAGATCCGTGAGCTGGTTATGAAAGAAGTCAGACCTTACGTGGACTCAATAAGTGTTGACAATATGGGCAATGTTACTGCCATTAAAAAAGGCAAAAAGGATAAGAAGGTGATGATCGCCGCTCATATGGATGAAATCGGGTTTATTGTAAATCATATTGATGAAAATGGATTTCTGCGTTTTATTCCCCTCGGAGGTTTTGATCCAAAAACACTTACCGCGCAACGTGTTATTGTGCATGGAAAAAAAGATGTCATCGGGGTTATGGGCAGCAAACCTATTCATATAATGACTCCTGAAGAACGAAATAAAGTTGTGCCGCTCACTGAATATTTTATCGATCTGGGAATGAGAAAAAAGGATGTCGAAAAAATTGTGAGCATAGGCAATCCTGTAACGCGCGAACGGGAGTTAATTGAAATGGGAGATTGTGTTAATTGTAAATCACTCGACAACCGGGTATCCGTATTTATTTTGATTGAGGTATTGAAGGAGTTGAAAAAAACCCCGTATGATGTGTATGCCGTATTTACCGTGCAGGAGGAAGTTGGCATTCGTGGTGCACAGGCCGCCACCTTAAATATTCAACCTGATTTCGGCTTCGGATTAGATACTACACTTGCATACGATGTTCCCGGAGCCAAAGAGCATGAAATGTGTACACATTTGGGCGAAGGAACTGCTATAAAAGTTCTTGATGCTTCTGCCATATGCGATTATCGAATGGTTGAATACATGAAAAAGATTGCGGCAAAACATAAAATAAAACATCAATTGGAAATACTGACTGCAGGAGGAACTGATACTGCAGGTATTCAACGAATGACACCCGGAGGTGCTATATCGGGTGCTGTATCAATTCCTACAAGACATATCCATCAGGTAATAGAAATGTGTAGCAAAACAGATATCCGCTCCAGTATTGATTTACTTAAGCATTGCCTGGAAGATCTCAGCGCCTATAATTGGGATCATAATTAA